One genomic window of Pelagicoccus enzymogenes includes the following:
- a CDS encoding DoxX family protein, with translation MKYVQSILATSNSVAPLIARLTLAIVIFPHGAQKLLGWFGGYGFSGTMGYFTDSLGIPAILAFLVIIAESLGAVALFAGALTRISAFGIGITMTVAMFMGHTANGFFMNWYGNQAGEGFEYHLLTIGLALIGVVSGGGALSVDKAISKSAD, from the coding sequence ATGAAATACGTACAATCCATCCTCGCGACCTCCAACAGCGTCGCTCCTCTCATAGCTCGCCTTACCTTGGCCATCGTCATCTTTCCGCATGGAGCCCAAAAGCTCCTTGGCTGGTTCGGTGGCTACGGTTTCTCCGGGACCATGGGCTACTTCACTGATTCCCTGGGTATCCCAGCCATACTTGCGTTCCTCGTCATCATCGCCGAGTCGCTGGGCGCCGTAGCTCTCTTCGCCGGAGCCCTGACCCGCATTTCCGCCTTCGGTATCGGAATTACCATGACAGTTGCCATGTTCATGGGCCACACCGCAAACGGCTTTTTCATGAACTGGTACGGAAACCAGGCAGGCGAAGGCTTTGAGTACCATCTGCTCACGATCGGCCTCGCCCTAATCGGCGTAGTATCCGGAGGAGGCGCCCTCTCAGTCGACAAAGCGATCTCCAAGTCAGCGGACTGA
- a CDS encoding PAS domain S-box protein codes for MPRPNSDPNPSSITEKLGYEAAFYSLPDPVFVYDHSNRRIVLSNEAAVARYGYSENEFQKMGPWDIEAPYIKAELIPRIDRLREQGSAVYRTEHRNKRGETFPVEMHTIYRELDQREIFIAVCRGLTERLDTERRLDKAETHYRAIFENTISLICVADLQTGYYLDVNPAFETTLGYDKEELLSTPLVEFIHPEDRERSERLVETLLEEKQIQYSFQNRVMHKDGHYVWLDWSSRPLPEKGLVYALAQDISERKWFEEELRAQNQRMRLHVEQTPLGVIEWGLDFRITEWNQAATQIFGYTREEAVGQPGSIIIDPETQEKTKEVWARLVSNRGGKRSINQNLHKDGSKRICEWHNTSLVDQHGKIIGVASLVHDVTESQRQKEELQRAKVAAEKANQAKSEFLAMMSHELRTPLNSIVGPCELLKLQTDDDAKAPLVDIMLASSTHLLELINSILDLAKIESGSLEPKRETLDIDSFFSGRLLPLASSAKKKGLEYTLDNRAPRNSALNTDGQLLLQVLFNIIGNAIKFTESGSIKVSLDSIGSSLRISISDTGSGIPKPEQKSLFEPFRQGRDSLSKSQRGSGLGLAISKRIIELLDGKIEFESDTANGTRFYITLPGLEKPHPSPVEKTKVQDVAPATQPAPSKILLVEDEPNNKLVTSAILKHLQCPHDIAESGEEAIELWQAKRYPIVLMDVKLPKMDGIEATRRIKQLANDSPVWIVAQSAYALTEQKDRFLAQGMDDYISKPISIPSLRAVLERADRQISSKR; via the coding sequence ATGCCTCGACCAAATTCCGATCCTAACCCTTCCTCGATCACAGAGAAACTAGGTTACGAGGCCGCCTTCTACAGTCTTCCCGATCCCGTTTTCGTCTACGATCACAGCAACCGTCGCATCGTGCTTTCAAACGAAGCAGCAGTCGCCCGCTATGGATACAGCGAAAACGAATTCCAGAAAATGGGCCCCTGGGACATCGAAGCCCCTTACATAAAAGCCGAACTCATTCCTCGCATCGACCGCTTACGCGAGCAGGGCTCCGCCGTCTATCGCACGGAGCACCGCAACAAGCGAGGCGAGACCTTTCCCGTCGAGATGCACACGATCTATCGGGAACTCGACCAGAGAGAGATCTTCATCGCCGTCTGCCGCGGGCTCACGGAGCGCCTGGACACCGAACGCCGCCTCGACAAAGCGGAAACTCACTACCGCGCCATCTTCGAGAATACCATCAGCCTCATCTGCGTCGCCGACCTCCAGACGGGCTACTACCTCGACGTCAACCCCGCCTTCGAGACCACCCTCGGCTACGACAAAGAGGAACTCCTTTCAACCCCTCTCGTGGAATTTATCCATCCCGAGGACAGAGAACGTTCGGAACGACTCGTCGAAACCTTGCTGGAAGAAAAGCAAATCCAGTACTCCTTTCAAAACCGGGTCATGCACAAAGACGGGCACTACGTTTGGCTCGATTGGAGCTCCCGCCCCCTACCGGAAAAGGGCCTCGTCTATGCCCTCGCCCAAGACATTTCCGAACGCAAGTGGTTCGAAGAGGAACTCCGAGCCCAAAACCAGAGAATGCGGCTGCACGTCGAACAAACGCCACTCGGAGTCATCGAGTGGGGACTCGACTTCCGCATTACCGAATGGAACCAAGCAGCGACTCAGATTTTCGGATACACCCGAGAGGAGGCAGTCGGACAGCCCGGTAGCATCATCATCGACCCAGAAACCCAAGAAAAGACGAAGGAGGTCTGGGCTCGGCTCGTTTCCAATAGAGGCGGCAAACGGTCCATAAACCAGAACCTGCACAAGGACGGCTCCAAACGCATTTGCGAATGGCACAACACAAGCCTCGTCGACCAACACGGCAAGATCATCGGAGTCGCCAGCCTCGTCCACGACGTCACGGAATCCCAAAGACAAAAAGAGGAACTGCAGCGAGCCAAAGTCGCCGCAGAGAAAGCCAATCAGGCGAAATCCGAATTTCTCGCCATGATGAGCCACGAGCTGAGAACCCCTCTCAACTCCATCGTGGGCCCCTGCGAATTGCTTAAACTACAAACCGATGACGATGCCAAGGCTCCCCTTGTCGATATCATGCTTGCTTCGTCCACCCACTTGCTGGAGCTGATCAACAGCATACTCGACCTCGCTAAGATCGAGAGCGGCAGCCTCGAGCCAAAGCGCGAAACTCTGGATATCGACAGTTTCTTCAGCGGGCGCCTACTCCCCCTGGCATCCAGCGCGAAGAAAAAAGGCCTGGAATATACGCTGGACAACCGCGCTCCGCGAAACAGCGCCCTAAACACCGATGGGCAACTCTTGCTGCAAGTGCTGTTCAACATAATCGGAAACGCCATAAAGTTCACCGAGTCGGGATCGATAAAGGTTAGCCTCGACTCCATCGGTAGCTCCTTGCGTATTTCAATTTCCGATACTGGCTCAGGTATCCCGAAACCAGAGCAAAAGTCTTTGTTCGAGCCATTTCGCCAAGGCCGCGATTCCTTGAGCAAGTCCCAAAGGGGGTCGGGTCTCGGGCTCGCGATCTCAAAACGCATCATCGAGCTACTCGATGGGAAGATCGAATTTGAGAGCGATACCGCTAACGGAACACGCTTCTACATCACCCTTCCTGGATTGGAGAAACCACACCCGTCCCCGGTAGAAAAGACCAAGGTTCAAGACGTTGCCCCAGCGACCCAGCCAGCGCCCTCGAAAATCCTCCTCGTCGAAGACGAACCCAACAACAAGCTCGTCACCAGCGCCATCTTGAAACACCTCCAGTGCCCGCACGACATTGCGGAAAGCGGGGAAGAAGCGATCGAGCTTTGGCAAGCCAAGCGGTATCCCATCGTCTTGATGGACGTAAAGCTACCGAAGATGGACGGAATCGAGGCCACCCGTCGAATCAAACAGCTCGCAAACGACTCTCCCGTTTGGATCGTCGCCCAAAGCGCCTACGCCCTGACTGAACAAAAGGATCGCTTTCTGGCTCAAGGCATGGACGACTATATTTCAAAGCCCATTTCAATTCCCTCCCTCAGGGCGGTACTCGAACGTGCGGACCGGCAAATCAGCAGCAAACGCTAA